In Marinibacterium anthonyi, the DNA window CCGGATGCTGAACGGGTCGAATGCGTCCGCAAAGCATGCCTACAACATTCTGCCCTTCCATCCGGACATGCAGGCCCTGACCAGGGACGGCCCCGGCCAGATCGGCGCCAAGATCACCACCGAGGTGATCGACAAGGCCGCCGAGCTGGCCCGGACACCGGTTCCCGCCGAACGCCTGGCCGGGTGCTACGAGGCCCTTGTGGCCGACAAGCTGAAGGGCGTGACCGATCCGGCGCTGAAACAGGCGTTGGAGAACGCGCTGCGCGATGGCATGCCCCAGCAAGCGATGACCCCGAGCGTTTTCCAGAAGCACTGCGCCACGGCCTTTGCCGTGGTTCACCAGCGCAAGGCCCAGATGAAGGACGAAGAGGCGCAGGCGAACGGGGGACCGGCGATGTCGAAGAAGCAGAAGCAGCAGACTGAGCAACAGGAATACGCGAGCGACTGGTCTGCGATACACAACAAGCTGCTCAACGCGCTTGACGTGCGCAGCTTCGTGGTGGCCGATACCAATTGGGGCGATGCGGACCAGAAGACCCTGTTGGCCGTCTTCCCCGATCCGGTGACGGGTCTGCCGGTGTTCGGCATCAAGAAAGAGCCCCCGGGCACATTGGAGGCCGTTTCGGGCGCCACCAAGTTCACGGCCAGCCCGTGGGAATGCTATACCAAAGCAAACGGAGATTTCTGATGACGGACCTCATCGATATCGTCCCCGGGCAGGAGATGGACGGCTCTGCCGCCGCGTATGAAGGCGACATTGTCCATGGCTCGATCCGCGCGCTGGTCACGGCCGTTCCGGCGCTTCTGGAGCCCGGCGCGGCGGGCGAGCTGGCGCGGCATGTGAACAATTTCGCGCAGGGAGTCGACTTTGAGCCGATCATGGATCCGGCGGCGTTTGCCCGGGCCTACCGGGCGCGGCTGGCGGAGGAGGATCCGGCGCAGCCCTGGCAGCAGGAGGTGTTCCGGCTGAGCGATTTCGGCGTGCCGGACCTGGAGGCGATCCGGACGCCCGAACTGGTGGACGGCAAGCTGGTGTTCTTTGCCAGGCAAGTCGTGTCGGGGCTGGCCTATCGGGTGGAGGCGCCGCTGGAGGCGCTGGACAAAGCCAGCTACGACCCGGTGGCGATGGTGGCGTGAACGGGTGTCCCACGCGTGGGACATTTTCGCCCCAAATGAAATCAATGGGTTACAGAGGCGGATTAACCGGGCGTTAAGGTTTTGCCGTGGGTGTAAGATGGGTCATTGACCCATCCTACGCAGGCCGGTCACGCCGGGAAACCGGCCTTCAGGCGCGCGACGCCGCTGGTCAGCAGCGTGTGGTCCGATCCCACGACGAACAGGCTCGCGCCCGCCGCCCGCCAGCCGGTCAGATCTTCGCCCGGCGCCGCGTACAGCCCTGTGGCCGCCCCCGATACGCCCAGCACGTCGCGGCAGCGCGCGGCGGTTTGGGGCGCGAAGAAATCGCGCAATCCGTAGGACACCGACAGGTCCGCGCGGCCCACGAACAGCGCGTCCACCCCATCCACGCCGGCGATGGCTTCGCGGTTGTCGTAGCCGGCGGGATCCTCGATCTGGCAGATCAGCGAGACCTCGTCGGAGGTCATCGCGAAGTGGTCCTGAAGGCTGCGCCGCGCGTAGTCCGCCGCGCGGGTGGTGCCGGCGAACCCCCGGCCGCCGGGGCCGTAGTGCATGGATTTCACCAGCGCCGCCGCCTGATCGGCGCAACACACATGTGGCACCATGATCCCGGCGGCACCGGCATCCAGAAAGCCCAGCAGCGTTTCGGGCGCGCCGTTGGGCACGCGGATCACCAGCGGGCAGCCGGTGGCGCGGCCCGCGATCATCGCCGTATCCACCGCCCGGCGGTCGAACGGCGCGTGTTCGGCGTCAAGCACCAGGACATCCACGCCGCTTTGGCCCAGAACCTCGATCAGCATCGGGTCGGGGGTCTTGACGAAGACGCCCAGCAGGGGCGCGCGCGCCACCAGTCGGGCCTTGAAATCGGCATTCACACGCATGGTCAGATCACCGAAGGGGCCATGCCCGACACCGTCTGCATGCGGCCCAGCACGTCCAGGCCCTGCATGTTCAGGAAGTGCAGGATGTCGATGAAGATCCAGTTCTCGGCCAGCTTGTCGCCGTCGCGGCGGTACATGTCGACGACGCGCATGTCGGCGGGTGCCGGGCCTGCGGGCAGCCCCATGTAGCCGCCCGAATTGGTCAGCGTCAGGTTGGCCCAGCCGAAGAAGCCGCCGAAATTGCCTTCGGCCAGGCGGCAAAGATGGCCGTTGAACGTGCGGTCGCGGATCTGGGTGCGGAAGGGGCGCTGATGCTGTTCGATATACCGGTCGATCGTATATGTTGCGCCGATCCCGTCGGGGCCCCACCAGATCATGTCGTCATGCCAGCTTTGGGCCAGTTCCTCTTGGGGCGTCATCGGCTTTTCGCGCGCGTTGATGTCGCCGATCATGCGGTTGATCAGGGCCAGCGTGTCGCGCCCCTGCGCCGGGTCGGCATCGTCAAACAGCAGCCCGTCATGGGTCATCGGCCCCGGCTGGACCAGATGCGCGCCGGTCTGCGGCGGCAGCGGGCGCAGGCCCGCCTGGTGCATCAGGTGGATCAGGTCGCAGAACAGCGCGGTTTCCGTGATCTTGCCGTTTTCCACCTTGTTGAATTCGACATAGCGCAGCATGGCGATGCGCCGTGTCGGCGGGATGCCCAGGAAGGGCGCATCGAACAGCCCCATCAGGTGCCCCATCGAGATGGTCCAGACGGATTGAAAGCCGTCGATCTCGTTATGGCCGGCGATGAAGATGTCCTGACGCCGCTGCACGCGGGACATGGCGGTCAGGAACGGCGCCCAGAAGGTCGCCGCCACGTCGGCCGCGCCGTGCTGTTCGTGGAACGGGTGCATGCCGCGCCAGTGCCAGTTCGCGGCGGTGCGTTCGGCAAGGATGGCGGCCACATTCGCAGGCGTAGCCCCGGCAAGCGCGTCGTAATGGGCGCGCACCAGCGCCTTTTCGGATTGGTAGGTCAATGGTTTATCCTTTCACGGCGCCGGCGGTCAGGCCCGATACGATCTGGCGCTGGAAGACCAGGATCAGGGCGAACAGAGGGGCGGTGGCGCTGACCACGGCGGCGACGGCGAACATCACGTTGCCGGCCTCGAAGGTGGAGCCGAGGAAGCTGGCGATCTTGGGCACCATGGTCTGGTTGTCCTGCGACAGCAGCAGGGCGGTGACGGTGAAATCGTTGTAGGCCAGCAGGAAGGAAAACAGCCCCGTGGTGACGACGCCGGGCCACATCACCGGCATGATCACGTGGCGGAACGCCTGGAACCGGGTGCAGCCATCGACCATGGCGCTTTCATCCAGGTCCTTGGGGATG includes these proteins:
- the garL_2 gene encoding 5-keto-4-deoxy-D-glucarate aldolase → MRVNADFKARLVARAPLLGVFVKTPDPMLIEVLGQSGVDVLVLDAEHAPFDRRAVDTAMIAGRATGCPLVIRVPNGAPETLLGFLDAGAAGIMVPHVCCADQAAALVKSMHYGPGGRGFAGTTRAADYARRSLQDHFAMTSDEVSLICQIEDPAGYDNREAIAGVDGVDALFVGRADLSVSYGLRDFFAPQTAARCRDVLGVSGAATGLYAAPGEDLTGWRAAGASLFVVGSDHTLLTSGVARLKAGFPA
- a CDS encoding putative ester cyclase, which produces MTYQSEKALVRAHYDALAGATPANVAAILAERTAANWHWRGMHPFHEQHGAADVAATFWAPFLTAMSRVQRRQDIFIAGHNEIDGFQSVWTISMGHLMGLFDAPFLGIPPTRRIAMLRYVEFNKVENGKITETALFCDLIHLMHQAGLRPLPPQTGAHLVQPGPMTHDGLLFDDADPAQGRDTLALINRMIGDINAREKPMTPQEELAQSWHDDMIWWGPDGIGATYTIDRYIEQHQRPFRTQIRDRTFNGHLCRLAEGNFGGFFGWANLTLTNSGGYMGLPAGPAPADMRVVDMYRRDGDKLAENWIFIDILHFLNMQGLDVLGRMQTVSGMAPSVI